One Drosophila santomea strain STO CAGO 1482 chromosome X, Prin_Dsan_1.1, whole genome shotgun sequence DNA segment encodes these proteins:
- the LOC120455656 gene encoding cytochrome P450 4d1 isoform X1, whose amino-acid sequence MFLVIGAILASALFVGLLLYQLKFKRLIDLISYMPGPPALPLVGHGHHFIGKPPHEMVKKIFDFMETYSKDQVLKVWLGPELNVLMANPKDVEVVLGTLRFNDKAGEYKALEPWLKEGLLVSRGRKWHKRRKIITPAFHFKILDEFVEVFEKGSRDLLRNMEQDRLKHGDSGFSLYDWINLCTMDTICETAMGVSINAQSNADSEYVQAVKTISMVLHKRMFNILYRFDLTYMLTPLARAEKKALNVLHQFTEKIIVQRREELIRGGSGQQSSNEDADVGAKRKMAFLDILLQSTVDERPLSNLDIREEVDTFMFEGHDTTSSALMFFFYNIATHPEAQKKCFEEIRSVVGNDKSTPVSYELLNKLHYVDLCVKETLRMYPSVPLLGRKVLEDCEINGKLIPAGTNIGISPLYLGRREELFSEPNSFKPERFDVVTTAEKLNPYAYIPFSAGPRNCIGQKFAMLEIKAIVANVLRHYEVDFVGDSSEPPVLIAELILRTKDPLMFKVRERVY is encoded by the exons ATGTTCCTGGTCATCGGCGCAATCCTGGCCAGCGCCCTCTTCGTGGGCCTGCTGCTCTACCAGCTGAAGTTCAAGCGGCTGATAGATCTCATCAGCTATATGCCGGGTCCTCCGGCGCTGCCTCTGGTGGGCCACGGCCACCACTTCATCGGCAAGCCGCCGCACGAGATGGTGAAGAAGATTTTCGACTTCATGGAGACGTACTCCAAGGACCAGGTGCTCAAGGTCTGGCTGGGACCCGAGCTGAACGTGCTCATGGCCAATCCCAAAGACGTGGAAGTCGTGCTGGGCACGCTGCGCTTCAACGACAAGGCGGGCGAATACAAAGCCCTGGAGCCCTGGCTAAAGGAGGGTCTGCTGGTCAGCCGCGGTAGGAAGTGGCACAAGCGCCGCAAGATTATCACGCCCGCCTTCCACTTCAAGATCCTGGACGAGTTTGTTGAGGTCTTCGAGAAGGGGTCGCGGGATCTGCTCCGGAACATGGAGCAGGATCGTTTGAAGCATGGCGACTCCGGCTTTAGCCTCTACGACTGGATCAATCTCTGTACCATGGACACGATCTGCG AGACTGCCATGGGTGTTTCCATCAACGCGCAGTCGAATGCAGATTCCGAGTACGTGCAGGCGGTGAAGACCATATCGATGGTGTTGCACAAGCGCATGTTCAACATCCTGTACCGCTTCGACCTTACCTACATGCTGACCCCACTGGCGAGGGCGGAGAAGAAGGCCCTGAACGTGCTGCACCAGTTCACGGAAAAGATCATTGTGCAGCGCAGGGAGGAGCTCATCCGCGGTGGAAGCGGTCAGCAGAGCAGCAATGAGGACGCCGACGTGGGCGCCAAGCGCAAGATGGCCTTCCTGGACATCCTCCTGCAGTCGACCGTCGACGAACGGCCCCTAAGCAACTTGGACATCCGCGAGGAAGTGGACACCTTCATGTTCGAAGGCCACGACACCACATCCTCGGCCCTGATGTTCTTCTTCTACAACATAGCCACCCATCCGGAGGCGCAGAAAAAGTGCTTCGAGGAGATCCGGTCCGTGGTGGGCAATGACAAGAGCACACCGGTGAGCTATGAGCTGCTAAACAAGCTGCACTACGTCGACCTGTGCGTGAAGGAGACCCTGCGAATGTATCCGTCTGTGCCGCTGCTGGGTCGTAAGGTTCTCGAGGACTGCGAGATCA ATGGAAAACTCATCCCGGCGGGCACGAATATCGGCATTTCACCGCTCTACTTGGGCAGACGGGAGGAGCTCTTCAGCGAGCCCAATAGCTTCAAGCCGGAACGGTTCGATGTGGTCACCACTGCCGAGAAGCTGAATCCGTACGCGTACATACCGTTCTCGGCCGGACCACGCAACTGCATTGGCCAGAAGTTCGCCATGCTGGAGATCAAGGCCATCGTGGCCAATGTGCTGCGGCACTACGAGGTGGACTTTGTGGGCGACTCCTCCGAGCCGCCGGTGCTGATTGCCGAGCTCATCCTGCGCACCAAGGACCCCTTGATGTTCAAGGTGCGGGAGCGTGTCTACTGA
- the LOC120456325 gene encoding 6-phosphogluconate dehydrogenase, decarboxylating isoform X2, which yields MSGQADIALIGLAVMGQNLILNMDEKGFVVCAYNRTVAKVKEFLANEAKGTNVIGAESLKDMVSKLKSPRKVMLLVKAGSAVDDFIQQLVPLLSAGDVIIDGGNSEYQDTSRRCEELAKLGLLYVGSGVSGGEEGARHGPSLMPGGHEAAWPLIQPIFQAICAKADGEPCCEWVGDGGAGHFVKMVHNGIEYGDMQLICEAYHIMQSLGLSADQMAEEFGKWNSAELDSFLIEITRDILKYKDGKGHLLERIRDTAGQKGTGKWTAIAALQYGVPVTLIGEAVFSRCLSALKDERVKASSVLKGPSTKAQVANLAKFLDDIKHALYCAKIVSYAQGFMLMREAASENKWRLNYGGIALMWRGGCIIRSVFLGNIKDAYTSQPQLSNLLLDDFFKKAIERGQDSWREVVANAFRWGIPVPALSTALSFYDGYRTAKLPANLLQAQRDYFGAHTYELLGQEGQFHHTNWTGTGGNVSASTYQA from the exons ATGAGCGG ACAAGCGGACATCGCCCTCATCGGCCTGGCGGTCATGGGCCAAAACCTGATACTTAACATGGACGAGAAGGGATTCGTGGTGTGCGCATACAACCGCACGGTGGCCAAGGTCAAGGAGTTCCTCGCCAATGAGGCCAAAGGCACCAACGTGATTGGCGCTGAGTCGCTCAAGGACATGGTCTCCAAGCTGAAGAGCCCCCGGAAGGTTATGCTGCTGGTCAAGG CTGGCAGTGCGGTCGACGACTTCATTCAGCAGTTGGTGCCGCTGCTCTCTGCCGGCGATGTGATCATCGATGGCGGCAATTCGGAGTATCAGGACACATCTCGCCGTTGCGAGGAGTTGGCCAAACTTGGACTGCTCTATGTGGGATCCGGCGTGAGCGGCGGCGAGGAGGGTGCCCGTCACGGACCCTCGTTGATGCCCGGCGGACACGAGGCCGCCTGGCCCCTCATCCAGCCCATCTTCCAGGCGATCTGCGCCAAGGCCGACGGTGAGCCCTGCTGCGAGTGGGTGGGCGATGGAGGCGCCGGTCACTTCGTCAAGATGGTGCACAACGGCATCGAGTACGGTGACATGCAGCTGATCTGCGAGGCGTACCACATCATGCAGAGCCTGGGACTGTCGGCTGACCAGATGGCCGAAGAGTTTGGCAAGTGGAACTCGGCCGAACTGGACTCCTTCCTCATCGAAATCACGCGCGATATTCTCAAGTACAAGGACGGCAAAGGTCATCTGCTGGAGCGAATTCGCGACACCGCCGGCCAGAAGGGCACAGGCAAGTGGACGGCCATTGCTGCTCTGCAGTACGGCGTACCTGTGACGCTAATTGGTGAGGCGGTCTTCTCGCGATGCCTGTCTGCTCTGAAGGACGAGCGCGTCAAGGCCAGCAGCGTGCTAAAGGGACCCTCGACCAAGGCGCAGGTTGCCAACCTGGCCAAGTTCCTCGACGACATCAAGCACGCTCTCTACTGCGCCAAGATCGTGTCGTATGCCCAGGGATTCATGCTGATGCGTGAGGCGGCCAGCGAGAACAAGTGGAGGCTTAACTACGGCGGCATTGCGCTGATGTGGCGCGGCGGCTGCATTATACGCAGCGTCTTTCTGGGCAACATCAAGGACGCGTATACGTCGCAGCCGCAGCTGTCCAACCTGCTGCTGGACGACTTCTTCAAGAAGGCCATCGAGCGCGGACAGGACTCGTGGCGCGAGGTAGTTGCCAATGCCTTCCGCTGGGGCATCCCCGTGCCGGCTCTGTCCACCGCCCTAAGCTTCTACGATGGCTACCGCACGGCCAAGCTGCCAGCCAACTTGCTGCAGGCCCAGAGGGATTACTTCGGAGCCCACACCTACGAGTTGCTGGGCCAGGAGGGTCAGTTCCACCACACGAACTGGACGGGCACCGGCGGCAATGTGTCCGCCAGCACCTACCAGGCGTAG
- the LOC120456326 gene encoding protein bcn92, producing the protein MSSGGPIGNCRTETKTRVKTKHSSIKKRSKPPARPPAQFRSARTRIRMSTRRQAITLYRNLLRESEKLPSYNFRMYAARKIRDTFRANRSTRDFAEIDRQMADGQQNLELIRRQVIIGHLYSADKLVIENKKTLKPSDD; encoded by the exons ATGTCATCAGGCGGTCCAATTGGCAATTGCCGCACCGAAACAAAAACCCGAGTCAAAACAAAGCACTCATCAATTAAAAAGCGCTCCAAACCTCCAGCCCGCCCGCCTGCTCAGTTCCGTTCGGCCAGGACCAGGATCAGAATGTCGACCCGTCGCCAGGCGATAACGTTATACAGGAATCTCCTGCGCGAGTCGGAGAAACTGCCCTCGTACAACTTCAG GATGTACGCTGCCCGCAAAATACGCGACACATTCCGCGCCAACAGGAGCACCAGGGACTTTGCGGAGATCGATCGCCAGATGGCCGATGGCCAGCAGAATCTGGAGCTGATACGTCGCCAG GTGATCATCGGCCACTTGTACAGCGCTGACAAACTGGTCATAGAGAACAAGAAGACGCTGAAGCCCTCGGACGACTGA
- the LOC120456325 gene encoding 6-phosphogluconate dehydrogenase, decarboxylating isoform X1: MAQPRISSRQADIALIGLAVMGQNLILNMDEKGFVVCAYNRTVAKVKEFLANEAKGTNVIGAESLKDMVSKLKSPRKVMLLVKAGSAVDDFIQQLVPLLSAGDVIIDGGNSEYQDTSRRCEELAKLGLLYVGSGVSGGEEGARHGPSLMPGGHEAAWPLIQPIFQAICAKADGEPCCEWVGDGGAGHFVKMVHNGIEYGDMQLICEAYHIMQSLGLSADQMAEEFGKWNSAELDSFLIEITRDILKYKDGKGHLLERIRDTAGQKGTGKWTAIAALQYGVPVTLIGEAVFSRCLSALKDERVKASSVLKGPSTKAQVANLAKFLDDIKHALYCAKIVSYAQGFMLMREAASENKWRLNYGGIALMWRGGCIIRSVFLGNIKDAYTSQPQLSNLLLDDFFKKAIERGQDSWREVVANAFRWGIPVPALSTALSFYDGYRTAKLPANLLQAQRDYFGAHTYELLGQEGQFHHTNWTGTGGNVSASTYQA; this comes from the exons ATGGCCCAACCCCGGATCTCTTCCAGACAAGCGGACATCGCCCTCATCGGCCTGGCGGTCATGGGCCAAAACCTGATACTTAACATGGACGAGAAGGGATTCGTGGTGTGCGCATACAACCGCACGGTGGCCAAGGTCAAGGAGTTCCTCGCCAATGAGGCCAAAGGCACCAACGTGATTGGCGCTGAGTCGCTCAAGGACATGGTCTCCAAGCTGAAGAGCCCCCGGAAGGTTATGCTGCTGGTCAAGG CTGGCAGTGCGGTCGACGACTTCATTCAGCAGTTGGTGCCGCTGCTCTCTGCCGGCGATGTGATCATCGATGGCGGCAATTCGGAGTATCAGGACACATCTCGCCGTTGCGAGGAGTTGGCCAAACTTGGACTGCTCTATGTGGGATCCGGCGTGAGCGGCGGCGAGGAGGGTGCCCGTCACGGACCCTCGTTGATGCCCGGCGGACACGAGGCCGCCTGGCCCCTCATCCAGCCCATCTTCCAGGCGATCTGCGCCAAGGCCGACGGTGAGCCCTGCTGCGAGTGGGTGGGCGATGGAGGCGCCGGTCACTTCGTCAAGATGGTGCACAACGGCATCGAGTACGGTGACATGCAGCTGATCTGCGAGGCGTACCACATCATGCAGAGCCTGGGACTGTCGGCTGACCAGATGGCCGAAGAGTTTGGCAAGTGGAACTCGGCCGAACTGGACTCCTTCCTCATCGAAATCACGCGCGATATTCTCAAGTACAAGGACGGCAAAGGTCATCTGCTGGAGCGAATTCGCGACACCGCCGGCCAGAAGGGCACAGGCAAGTGGACGGCCATTGCTGCTCTGCAGTACGGCGTACCTGTGACGCTAATTGGTGAGGCGGTCTTCTCGCGATGCCTGTCTGCTCTGAAGGACGAGCGCGTCAAGGCCAGCAGCGTGCTAAAGGGACCCTCGACCAAGGCGCAGGTTGCCAACCTGGCCAAGTTCCTCGACGACATCAAGCACGCTCTCTACTGCGCCAAGATCGTGTCGTATGCCCAGGGATTCATGCTGATGCGTGAGGCGGCCAGCGAGAACAAGTGGAGGCTTAACTACGGCGGCATTGCGCTGATGTGGCGCGGCGGCTGCATTATACGCAGCGTCTTTCTGGGCAACATCAAGGACGCGTATACGTCGCAGCCGCAGCTGTCCAACCTGCTGCTGGACGACTTCTTCAAGAAGGCCATCGAGCGCGGACAGGACTCGTGGCGCGAGGTAGTTGCCAATGCCTTCCGCTGGGGCATCCCCGTGCCGGCTCTGTCCACCGCCCTAAGCTTCTACGATGGCTACCGCACGGCCAAGCTGCCAGCCAACTTGCTGCAGGCCCAGAGGGATTACTTCGGAGCCCACACCTACGAGTTGCTGGGCCAGGAGGGTCAGTTCCACCACACGAACTGGACGGGCACCGGCGGCAATGTGTCCGCCAGCACCTACCAGGCGTAG
- the LOC120456322 gene encoding protein wings apart-like, translated as MSRWGKNIVVPLDSLCKEKENTNRPTVARSVGTVGKWGKMGFTSTRTYTLSAIHPMAAAAAAAAAAASPSQSPASTQDHDPNDMSVSVPEPPKPKKFFKSRNTAPPEVIAQIIQQLPHCGAGASPMRDHFSSAGVGAGGVTPTSGAQEAGGVKLKPGKGVSSAERKRKSPKKKAATTPASTPSTPGAFYGASDRDGDGLSDPASEQPEQPTSASGKQKQKKPKEEKKLKPEAPPSRVLGRARKAVNYREVDEDERYPTPTKDLIIPKAGRQPSEVAATATLAAASSEAYISSTFGSPGSEPSLPPPTSAPSASASQLPSASGGASNPPSASRTPEHPPIVLRISKGTSRLVSTDSEEPPSSSPAHQNQNQLNQLPVTEEEPAERSGDETVPASTPKITVKPLRPPPAADSVDGSSAAIGGGASAGDSFEERKLQSLDPNEEEEDEEEEEDEEEEPPEINYCTVKISPDKPPKERLKLIIKTDVIRNAIAKAAAAAESRSEKKSKSKKHKHKQLQAAGSGAAPTSGATPAEINSEFKTPSPHLALSEANSQQAQHTPSHLHQLHQLHPQRGSAVISPTTRSDHDFDSQSSVLGSISSKGNSTPQLLAQAVQEDSCVIRSRGSSVITSDLETSQHSSLVAPPSDIESRLESMMMTIDGAGTGTASAVPETPLQEDILAVLRGEVPRLNGNTDAEPTEEEDPQQQPKRATRGRGRKANNNVDVTPPATETRTRGRAKGADATAAAISPPTGKRTTRGTRGSRKAELEVDMEVDEAAVATPQVNEEQLEQATLPPRRGRNAAARANNNNSASINNNINKIAANLSAKAEASRLAEGGVAAGAPRSYGRKRKNQQVTQVLQQEQAPEEQEPPEAEEEQPTPAKIPHTDHREHSPDHDPDPDPDELSNNSNNSSLQHDGSSSSPPPRDFKFKDKFKRTLTLDSQGAANAGAGGGGGAAAAAAPPPPESSGEQRGAVKLVISKKKGSIFKSRALVPSDQAEQATVAKRHLYKHSWDAALEANGGGTGSDASNASASGVGVAGAKDHLHHLAAGKSDGDFGDSPSSNNNGSSSACSSASTLRGDSPALGKISRLAGKQGVPATSTSSDAFDLDLEPIAGELDLERGAAGASSGGTGGTTGAGGATGGGGAIRVDRKTKDYYPVVRNVKTAHQIQEIGEYQEMDDDVEYILDALQPHNPPATRCLSALQLAAKCMMPAFRMHVRAHGVVTKFFKALSDANKDLSLGLCTSAIMYILSQEGLNMDLDRDSLELMINLLEADGVGGSTETGHPDRAGYDRNKQKVRELCEEIKAQGKGTHLNVDSLTVGTLAMETLLSLTSKRAGEWFKEDLRKLGGLEHIIKTISDFCRPVIACDTEIDWQPTLLDNMQTVARCLRVLENVTQHNEANQRYMLTSGQGKAVETLCQLYRLCSRQIMLHPSDGGGSNKEHPGVAMRELLVPVIKVLINLTHTFNEAQPSLGAELLGQRGDVVETSFRLLLLSANYIPDQCVFELSILVLTLLINLCMHTVPNRAALMQAAAPPEYVADNPPAQGSVSALQALLEYFYKCEELARLVEKNTDAFLESNEKGKKKQEEVEETVNNLLQRAGHHMEHTLKGSYAAILVGNLIADNELYESVVRRQLRGNSFKEIIGVLEKYHTFMNLTSSLEAAFVAHMKSTKRIIDNFKKRDYIYEHSDDHDNPLPLNLETTAQVLAVGADASTSASASAPSSTSTSASTGTTRAPRVYKTYSSHR; from the exons ATGTCGCGCTGGGGCAAGAACATCGTGGTGCCGCTGGACTCGCTCTgcaaggagaaggagaacaCCAACCGGCCCACTGTCGCCCGATCTGTGGGCACCGTTGGCAAGTGGGGCAAGATGGGCTTCACCTCCACGCGCACCTACACCCTGTCCGCCATCCATCCAATGGCCgcggcagcggcggctgctgcagcggcCGCCAGTCCCTCCCAGAGTCCCGCCTCCACGCAGGATCACGATCCCAACGACATGTCCGTCTCGGTGCCGGAGCCGCCGAAGCCGAAGAAGTTCTTCAAATCGAGGAATACAGCTCCGCCTGAGGTTATAGCCCAGATCATTCAGCAGCTACCGCACTGTGGAGCCGGTGCATCGCCCATGCGGGACCATTTCTCGTCGGCGGGTGTGGGTGCTGGTGGTGTCACGCCTACTTCCGGTGCCCAGGAGGCGGGCGGAGTGAAGCTGAAGCCGGGCAAGGGCGTCAGTTCCGCAGAGCGGAAGCGCAAATCGCCCAAGAAGAAGGCAGCAACAACGCCAGCCTCTACGCCCTCGACGCCTGGTGCGTTCTACGGCGCCTCCGATCGAGATGGCGATGGGCTAAGCGATCCCGCCTCGGAGCAGCCGGAGCAACCGACCAGTGCCTCGGgcaagcagaagcagaagaagcCGAAGGAGGAGAAAAAACTGAAGCCGGAGGCACCGCCATCGCGGGTACTGGGTCGCGCCCGCAAGGCGGTCAACTACCGAGAAGTGGACGAGGACGAGCGCTATCCCACGCCCACCAAGGATCTGATCATTCCCAAGGCGGGGCGCCAACCGTCCGAAGTGGCGGCCACGGCAACACTTGCCGCCGCTTCGTCGGAAGCCTACATAAGTTCCACGTTTGGCAGCCCTGGATCGGAGCCTTCGTTACCCCCGCCTACGTCAGCGCCAAGTGCATCTGCGTCCCAACTGCCCTCCGCATCCGGCGGCGCGTCGAATCCTCCGAGCGCTTCCCGCACGCCGGAACATCCTCCTATTGTGCTGCGCATCTCCAAG GGCACTTCTCGCTTGGTCAGCACGGATAGCGAGGAGCCGCCGAGCAGCTCGCCCGCTCACCAGAACCAGAATCAACTGAATCAGCTTCCGGTCACGGAGGAGGAGCCAGCGGAGCGGTCCGGAGACGAAACAGTTCCTGCAAGTACGCCAAAAATCACAGTAAAGCCACTGAGGCcgccaccagcagcagatTCCGTGGATGGTTCGTCTGCGGCAATAGGAGGAGGAGCATCGGCAGGCGATTCTTTCGAGGAACGCAAGCTCCAGTCACTAGACCccaacgaggaggaggaggacgaagaagaggaggaggacgaggaggaggaaccGCCGGAGATCAACTACTGCACGGTGAAGATATCCCCGGACAAGCCACCGAAGGAACGGCTCAAACTGATCATCAAGACGGACGTGATCCGCAACGCCATCGCCaaagccgcagcagcagccgagTCCCGCAGTGAAAAGAAGTCAAAGAGCAAAAAGCACAAGCATAAACAGCTGCAGGCCGCGGGATCTGGTGCCGCTCCAACGTCTGGAGCCACCCCTGCCGAGATCAACTCCGAATTCAAGACACCCTCACCTCATTTGGCTCTCAGCGAGGCCAACAGTCAGCAAGCACAGCACACGCCATCCCATCTGCATCAACTACATCAGCTCCATCCGCAACGAGGCTCCGCGGTCATATCGCCAACCACCCGATCCGATCACGACTTCGACTCGCAGTCCTCGGTGCTGGGCAGCATCTCCTCGAAGGGCAACAGCACGCCGCAACTGCTAGCGCAGGCTGTGCAGGAGGACAGTTGTGTGATTCGCAGCAGGGGATCTAGTGTGATCACCAGTGATCTGGAGACGAGTCAGCACTCCTCGCTTGTGGCTCCCCCCTCGGACATTGAGTCACGACTGGAGTCCATGATGATGACCATCGACGGAGCTGGCACGGGAACAGCATCTGCGGTGCCAGAGACGCCACTGCAGGAGGACATACTGGCTGTGCTGCGTGGGGAAGTGCCACGGCTAAATGGCAATACGGATGCGGAGCCAACCGAGGAGGAGGATCCACAACAGCAGCCGAAGAGGGCCACGCGTGGCAGAGGCAGAAAGGCCAATAACAATGTGGATGTAACTCCACCCGCCACGGAGACGAGAACCCGAGGTAGAGCCAAAGGAGCAGATGCCACCGCGGCTGCCATATCGCCTCCAACGGGCAAACGAACGACACGAGGCACTCGGGGCTCCAGAAAGGCCGAGCTGGAAGTCGACATGGAAGTGGACGAAGCGGCGGTGGCGACGCCGCAAGTGAACGAGGAGCAGCTGGAACAGGCCACACTTCCACCGAGGAGAGGTCGCAATGCTGCTGCCCGAGCCAATAACAATAATTCGGCCAGCATTAACAACAACATTAATAAGATAGCTGCTAATCTGTCCGCCAAAGCCGAGGCCAGCCGCCTAGCAGAGGGCGGAGTAGCTGCTGGAGCGCCACGTAGCTATGGCCGCAAGCGAAAGAACCAGCAGGTGACGCAGGTGCTGCAGCAGGAACAAGCGCCCGAAGAGCAGGAACCACCTGAggccgaggaggagcagccCACACCCGCCAAAATTCCGCATACCGATCACAGGGAACATTCGCCAGACCATGATCCGGATCCCGATCCGGATGAACTGTCGAACAACTCAAACAACTCGTCGTTGCAGCACGATGgttcctcctcctcgcccCCACCCCGCGATTTCAAGTTTAAGGATAAGTTCAAGCGAACATTGACACTGGACTCGCAGGGCGCGGCGAATGCCGGAGCgggtggaggtggaggagcagctgcagcggcggcaccaccaccacctgaGTCCTCTGGCGAACAGCGAGGCGCTGTCAAGCTGGTCATCTCCAAGAAAAAGGGCAGCATCTTCAAGAGCCGCGCTCTGGTGCCATCCGATCAAGCGGAACAGGCCACAGTGGCCAAGCGGCATCTGTACAAGCACAGTTGGGATGCTGCGCTGGAAGCGAATGGCGGTGGTACCGGCAGCGATGCTAGCAATGCCTCGGCATCCGGCGTGGGCGTCGCTGGGGCCAAGGATCATCTGCATCATTTGGCGGCGGGCAAGTCCGACGGTGACTTCGGTGACAGTCCGTCGTCGAACAACAATGGCTCCTCCAGTGCGTGCAGCAGTGCGTCCACGTTGCGCGGCGACAGCCCGGCCCTCGGAAAGATCTCGCGACTGGCGGGAAAACAGGGAGTACCTGCCACCTCCACCAGTTCCGATGCCTTTGACCTGGATTTGGAACCAATTGCCGGAGAGCTCGACTTGGAGCGTGGTGCAGCGGGAGCTTCCTCTGGCGGAACGGGGGGAACGACGGGCGCAGGAGGAGCGACGGGCGGTGGCGGCGCCATTCGGGTTGACCGCAAAACCAAGGACTACTATCCAGTGGTGCGAAACGTTAAGACGGCCCACCAAATCCAGGAGATCGGCGAGTACCAGGAAATGGACGACGACGTCGAGTACATCTTGGACGCACTTCAGCCGCACAATCCTCCGGCGACACGCTGCCTCTCCGCCCTCCAGCTAGCCGCCAAGTGTATGATGCCCGCCTTCCGGATGCACGTGCGTGCCCACGGCGTAGTCACCAAATTCTTTAAG GCATTATCCGACGCCAACAAGGACCTCAGCCTGGGCCTGTGCACCTCGGCCATCATGTACATTCTCTCTCAGGAGGGCCTTAACATGGACCTGGATCGTGACTCCCTGGAGCTGATGATCAACCTCCTGGAGGCGGACGGCGTGGGTGGAAGCACGGAGACCGGACACCCGGATAGAGCGGGCTACGACCGCAACAAGCAGAAGGTGCGCGAATTGTGCGAGGAGATCAAGGCGCAGGGCAAGGGAACGCATCTCAACGTTGATTCACTGACTGTGGGCACGCTGGCAATGGAAACGCTGCTATCGCTGACATCCAAACGGGCGGGCGAGTGGTTCAAAGAGGATCTGCGCAAGCTGGGTGGCCTGGAGCACATTATCAAGACCATCTCGGACTTCTGCAGACCTGTGATTGCCTGCGACACGGAGATCGACTGGCAGCCGACGCTGCTGGATAACATGCAAACGGTAGCGCGATGTCTTCGGGTCCTCGAAAATGTGACGCAGCACAATGAAGCCAACCAGCGCTACATGCTCACCTCTGGCCAGGGAAAAGCGGTGGAGACGCTCTGCCAACTTTACCGTCTTTGCAGTCGACAAATTATGCTGCATCCCTCCGACGGCGGTGGCAGCAACAAGGAGCATCCGGGCGTGGCGATGCGCGAGCTACTGGTGCCGGTGATCAAGGTACTGATCAACCTGACGCACACCTTCAACGAGGCGCAGCCATCGCTGGGCGCCGAGCTGCTAGGTCAAAGGGGCGATGTGGTGGAGACGAGCttccggctgctgctgctctcggCCAACTACATTCCCGACCAATGTGTCTTTGAGCTAAGCATActg GTTCTCACACTGCTAATCAATTTGTGTATGCACACTGTGCCCAATCGGGCTGCTCTTATGCAAGCTGCCGCTCCGCCAGAGTACGTGGCGGACAATCCACCAGCGCAAGGATCTGTGAGTGCACTGCAAGCTCTGCTTGAGTACTTCTACAAATGCGAGGAGCTGGCCAG ATTGGTGGAGAAGAACACGGACGCCTTCCTCGAGAGCAACGAGAAGGGAAAGAAGAAACAAGAAGAAGTGGAGGAGACAGTCAACAATC TTCTACAACGAGCCGGCCACCACATGGAGCACACGCTAAAGGGAAGTTATGCGGCCATCCTGGTGGGAAATTTGATAGCGGACAACGAGTTGTACGAGTCTGTGGTGCGCCGCCAACTGCGAGGAAACAGCTTCAAGGAGATCATTGGTGTGCTGGAGAAATACCACACATTCATGAACCTTACCTCCAGC TTGGAGGCAGCCTTTGTGGCGCATATGAAGTCCACGAAGCGCATCATCGACAACTTCAAGAAGCGCGACTACATCTACGAGCACTCGGATGACCACGACAATCCCCTGCCTCTGAATCTGGAAACGACGGCGCAAGTGTTGGCCGTGGGAGCGGACGCGTCCACGTCCGCCTCTGCCTCCGCAccctcatccacatccacatcggCATCCACAGGAACGACGAGGGCGCCGCGTGTCTATAAAACGTACAGCAGCCACAGATAA